In Roseomonas fluvialis, one genomic interval encodes:
- a CDS encoding tyrosine-type recombinase/integrase, producing the protein MARKLTDTFLRGMEPNTEERDTVVEGLIARKRADALSFVFAFQRHGKRHKITLGQYPGTSLAEARDKAQAHRGALQAGRMPHPADTPCRSVNDLLDRYAAHLDETAKDPAQVKAILAKHVRPSLGPYDLTSLTRRDVQGLVDRIRPLTVAGAVGRYVTAAMNYGERRGLIEHAIRNLEMPSTGEPRQRVLSDGEITALMTDWLPHGPDALARSQFGSIFALCLLTGARRSEIAELTRAEIDVANGVIHLSAQRSKGGRETEVLLSSFALRILAQVPLRGDKVFPVERPRTADAAGGTRPGRAMRGFVSGFSRAVADSQRRTKTDAWTIHDLRRTAATQMAMAGIEPHIVEAILNHAAPRLRMTYSVKPHEAKARAALEAWGTRVWGLAGWE; encoded by the coding sequence ATGGCGAGAAAACTTACAGACACCTTCCTGCGGGGAATGGAGCCGAACACCGAGGAGCGGGACACGGTTGTTGAAGGACTGATCGCCCGCAAACGAGCTGACGCCTTGTCGTTCGTGTTCGCGTTCCAGCGTCACGGGAAGCGCCATAAGATCACCCTAGGGCAGTATCCCGGCACGTCCCTCGCCGAGGCCCGCGACAAAGCGCAGGCTCACCGGGGGGCGCTCCAAGCCGGGCGGATGCCGCACCCCGCAGACACCCCCTGCCGTAGCGTCAACGACCTGCTGGACCGCTACGCCGCTCACCTGGACGAGACCGCCAAGGACCCGGCGCAGGTGAAAGCCATCCTCGCCAAGCATGTTCGCCCGAGCCTTGGCCCATACGACCTGACGAGCCTCACCCGCCGCGATGTGCAGGGCCTCGTGGACCGCATCCGGCCCCTCACCGTCGCTGGCGCTGTCGGCCGATATGTGACCGCGGCGATGAACTACGGCGAGCGTCGCGGCCTGATCGAGCACGCCATCCGTAACCTGGAAATGCCATCGACGGGGGAACCAAGACAGAGGGTCCTAAGCGACGGTGAAATCACCGCCCTTATGACCGATTGGCTCCCGCATGGTCCCGACGCCCTGGCCCGGTCGCAGTTCGGCAGCATCTTCGCCCTCTGCCTGCTGACGGGCGCACGGCGCAGCGAGATCGCCGAACTGACACGGGCAGAAATAGATGTCGCCAACGGCGTCATCCATCTCAGCGCCCAGCGCAGCAAAGGCGGTCGGGAGACGGAGGTTCTACTATCGTCCTTCGCGCTTCGTATTCTCGCCCAGGTGCCGCTCCGGGGCGACAAGGTGTTCCCGGTCGAGCGTCCCCGCACCGCCGATGCGGCAGGGGGGACGCGCCCTGGTCGTGCGATGCGTGGGTTCGTCAGTGGGTTCAGCCGGGCGGTCGCAGACTCCCAGCGCCGCACGAAAACGGATGCCTGGACGATCCACGATCTACGCCGCACCGCCGCGACGCAGATGGCGATGGCTGGCATCGAGCCGCACATCGTCGAGGCCATTCTCAACCATGCCGCCCCCCGGCTGAGGATGACCTATTCGGTCAAGCCGCACGAGGCGAAGGCCCGCGCCGCGCTCGAAGCCTGGGGCACCCGAGTATGGGGCCTCGCTGGGTGGGAATGA